A single window of Nicotiana sylvestris chromosome 5, ASM39365v2, whole genome shotgun sequence DNA harbors:
- the LOC104223889 gene encoding protein LEAD-SENSITIVE 1-like: MGLLTNIVERSEIKPGDHIYTYRTAFAYTNHGIFVGGSKVVHFNNVSASASASSDAAAEETSDISSSCPTFPDCGFKLPNSGVVLSCLDCFLRNDSLHRFEYGVSSPVFLAKVRGGTCSTAVSDPPETVLHRAMYLLQKGFGNYLVFKNNCEDFALYCKTGLLTVDRLGVGGSGLASSSVVGAPLAALLSSPLKLLIPPVGVATVTTGMYFMNRYKTDFGVRKDVVKVAVEELALKLGFGSSNERAMAEHVASNSGTAR; encoded by the exons ATGGGGTTGTTGACAAACATAGTTGAGAGGAGTGAAATCAAACCGGGAGACCATATTTACACTTACAGAACTGCCTTTGCTTACACAAACCATG GTATTTTTGTTGGTGGAAGCAAAGTGGTCCATTTTAACAATGTCTCTGCCTCTGCCTCTGCCTCTTCTGATGCTGCGGCTGAGGAAACATCAGACATTTCTTCATCATGTCCAACTTTTCCTGATTGTGGATTTAAGCTACCTAACAGTGGCGTCGTTCTGTCTTGTCTGGATTGCTTTCTTCGCAACGATTCACTCCACAGATTCGAATATGGAGTTAGCTCACCTGTTTTCCTTGCCAAAGTAAGAGGGGGAACTTGCTCTACTGCAGTGTCGGATCCTCCAGAAACAGTCCTACACCGAGCAATGTATCTACTTCAGAAGGGATTTGGGAACTATCTTGTGTTCAAAAACAATTGTGAGGACTTTGCTCTGTACTGCAAAACAGGACTTCTAACAGTTGATAGACTCGGTGTTGGAGGTAGCGGACTAGCTTCTTCTTCTGTCGTTGGCGCTCCTTTAGCTGCACTACTTTCCTCCCCTCTGAAGTTGCTAATTCCTCCTGTTGGTGTGGCCACAGTAACGACGGGGATGTATTTTATGAACAGATATAAAACTGATTTTGGTGTTCGAAAAGATGTTGTCAAAGTAGCAGTTGAAGAACTTGCATTGAAGCTTGGCTTTGGTAGCAGCAACGAAAGAGCGATGGCAGAACATGTGGCGTCTAATTCGGGAACTGCTAGATGA